The Trichoplusia ni isolate ovarian cell line Hi5 chromosome 25, tn1, whole genome shotgun sequence genome includes a region encoding these proteins:
- the LOC113505395 gene encoding ER membrane protein complex subunit 7: MKQLLSIFFSVSTFSYVLSAVNPPEEEVGNGRYVIEGRVFPPEEQDLGPWQVDTRIHVNGGEYIGFIREDGTFVVHNVPSGSYVVEILHPDYIYEPVRVEINSKGKYRARKVNYIQTSQVIQVPYPLRLKPLAKFRFFQVREQWRLTDFLFNPMVIMMVLPLLFIMILPKMMNDPETKEDLKQITNLAKMSEMPEMSEMFTSFFSGGAAAKASSSKAKQVKKRQ, encoded by the coding sequence ATGAAGCAACTTCTCTCAATATTCTTTTCCGTGAGCACTTTTTCTTACGTACTGTCTGCAGTAAACCCACCAGAAGAAGAAGTTGGTAATGGCAGATACGTGATAGAAGGAAGAGTTTTTCCTCCCGAAGAGCAAGATCTGGGACCTTGGCAAGTTGACACACGAATTCATGTAAACGGTGGCGAATATATAGGCTTCATTAGAGAAGATGGAACATTTGTCGTACACAATGTTCCCTCTGGATCATACGTTGTTGAAATCTTGCATCCTGACTACATCTATGAGCCAGTCAGAGTAGAAATTAATTCAAAGGGTAAATACAGAGCCAGGAAAGTGAACTACATACAAACATCGCAAGTGATTCAGGTGCCATACCCCTTAAGATTGAAGCCTCTTGCAAAATTCAGATTTTTTCAGGTTAGAGAGCAATGGCGCCTGACTGATTTCTTATTTAACCCGATGGTCATTATGATGGTGTTGCCACTTTTGTTCATTATGATCTTACCTAAGATGATGAATGATCCTGAGACTAAGGAAGACCTGAAACAAATAACCAACTTGGCAAAGATGTCGGAGATGCCTGAAATGTCAGAGATGTTTACTTCTTTCTTCAGTGGTGGTGCTGCAGCCAAAGCCTCATCATCAAAAGCCAAACAGGTTAAGAAAAGGCAGTAG
- the LOC113505394 gene encoding uncharacterized protein LOC113505394 — translation MSGYLEIKYPFKSNLGLNPFKSWKRQWCILRPSPTCSGASLAVYCSEAGAPAGSVELPLGCVVKRAKSRTRPHAFAVFSVDDPRKPRVLLAAQSLHDTQVWMEKIRALLNGSKILNSEPLVKDSYSVSVISTALSRRCGLSADTVVTLAAGGVVLARAHLAAFLDWKHIRDVRLAHHHNTRTCVLNVDSEFSSGSGELKFSSPLAGELARALRAALSGGGVRAGHKLSKSDGDLRSHKCSHADMGDVRRSSWYSGPSEVSLDDIDLVMSKESKHIPAGQLSRYSGAGQLASTAALAQPNTAQSVTSFDDSVSDRRSLLSVASGIYEEIPELPEAGARRNISCDVPDGVLKAFGVSLDEPTYECVGDCVYATMRRRRPPPLPPRQRFGGRDSSVTRHSSLGSLPHAHTLPHTATLPKRQPFSVFRKRLKSDSRVSGSQKSESSKEHKDVETKKKKFDFTPTRDIFKSFKVSRKMKNLKITSGNLSKGETKSCEFLDDTEHVQTNRCSKSVECLENDFDFEADLSIEFSEDSVTALSIPQQIVDLLLGHDQLSKVRLKDEVESDYMPMSPIIPPPPIEHHYIVMSPRTNIA, via the exons ATGTCCGGATACTTGGAGATAAAGTATCCGTTCAAATCTAATTTAGGCTTAAATCCTTTCAAG TCGTGGAAAAGACAATGGTGTATTTTGAGACCGAGTCCGACGTGTTCGGGGGCCTCACTGGCGGTGTACTGCAGCGAGGCAGGCGCTCCAGCGGGGTCTGTGGAGCTTCCTTTGGGATGCGTGGTGAAGAGGGCTAAGTCTCGCACGCGACCACATGCTTTCGCCGTGTTCTCTGTTGACGACCCGCGAAAGCCTCGCGTGTTGTTGGCGGCACAATCTCTACACGATACACAAGTTTGGATGGAGAAAATTCGAGCTTTGTTAAATGGCAGcaaaatattaa ACAGCGAGCCTCTGGTGAAGGACTCGTACTCGGTGAGTGTGATCAGCACTGCGCTGTCGCGGCGCTGCGGGCTGAGCGCGGACACGGTGGTGAcgctggcggcgggcggcgtggTGCTGGCGCGCGCGCACCTCGCCGCCTTCCTCGACTGGAAGCACATCCGCGACGTGCGGCTGGCGCACCACCACAACACCCGGACCTGCGTGCTCAATGTTGATAG TGAGTTCAGCAGCGGCAGCGGCGAGCTGAAGTTCTCGTCCCCGCTGGCGGGCGAgctggcgcgcgcgctgcgGGCCGCGCtcagcggcggcggcgtgcgcgcCGGACACAAGCTCAGCAAGAGCGACGGCGACCTGCGCTCGCACAAGTGCAGCCACGCCGATATGG GTGATGTACGCCGCAGCAGTTGGTACAGCGGACCTTCTGAAGTATCATTGGATGATATTGATCTCGTCATGTCTAAg GAGTCAAAGCACATTCCAGCGGGCCAGTTGTCGCGCTACAGTGGCGCCGGGCAGCTAGCGTCCACGGCTGCGCTCGCGCAACCCAACACCGCACAATCCGTTACCTCCTTTGATGACAG tGTGTCGGACCGTCGCTCGCTGCTGTCGGTGGCGTCGGGCATCTACGAGGAGATCCCCGAGCTGCCCGAGGCCGGCGCGCGCAGGAACATCTCCTGCGACGTGCCCGACGGAGTGCTCAAG GCGTTCGGCGTATCCCTTGACGAGCCGACGTACGAGTGTGTGGGGGACTGCGTGTACGCCACCATGCGcaggcgccgcccgccgccgctgccgccgcgaCAACGCTTCGG CGGGCGCGACAGCAGCGTGACGCGCCACTCGTCGCTGGGCTCGCTGCCGCACGCGCACACGCTGCCGCACACCGCCACGCTGCCCAAGCGACAGCCCTTCAGCGTCTTCCG AAAACGGCTCAAAAGTGACTCTCGCGTCTCCGGCTCACAAAAATCAGAATCCTCAAAAGAACATAAAGACGTCGAAACTAAGAAGAAGAAATTCGACTTCACGCCGACTCGGGATATATTCAAGAGTTTCAAGGTGAGTCGCAAGATGAAGAACCTGAAGATAACGAGCGGCAACCTCAGCAAGGGCGAGACCAAGAGCTGCGAGTTCCTGGACGACACCGAGCATGTGCAGACCAACCGCTGCTCCAAGTCCGTCGAGTGCCTCGAGAACGACTTCGACTTCGAGGCCGACCTCTCCATAGAGTTCAGCGAGGACAGCGTCACGGCGCTCTCTATCCCGCAGCAGATCGTGGACCTGCTGCTGGGCCACGACCAGCTCAGCAAGGTCCGCCTAAAAGACGAGGTGGAGAGCGACTACATGCCCATGTCGCCCATCATCCCGCCGCCGCCCATCGAGCACCACTACATAGTCATGTCGCCGAGGACTAACATCGCCTGA